One stretch of Punica granatum isolate Tunisia-2019 chromosome 5, ASM765513v2, whole genome shotgun sequence DNA includes these proteins:
- the LOC116207252 gene encoding 40S ribosomal protein S24-1 — translation MADKAVTIRTRKFMTNRLLARKQFVIDVLHPGRANVSKAELKEKLARMYDVKDPNSIFVFKFRTHFGGGKSTGFGLIYDSVETAKKYEPKYRLIRNGLDTKVEKSRKQMKERKNRAKKIRGVKKTKASDAAKGGKKK, via the exons aTGGCGGACAAGGCAGTGACTATTAGGACCAGGAAGTTCATGACCAACAGGCTCCTCGCGAGGAAACAATTC GTTATTGATGTTCTTCATCCTGGGAGAGCTAATGTATCAAAG GCGGAGTTGAAGGAGAAGCTCGCTAGGATGTATGATGTTAAGGACCCGAACTCAATCTTCGTGTTCAAGTTCCGGACTCACTTTGGTGGTGGGAAGTCCACTGGCTTCGGTTTGATCTACGATTCTGTTGAGACTGCGAAGAAATATGAGCCCAAGTACAGACTTATCAGG AATGGACTGGACACTAAGGTAGAGAAGTCGAGGAAGCAAATGAAGGAACGGAAGAACCGTGCCAAGAAAATCCGTGGAGTCAAGAAG ACCAAGGCCAGTGATGCTGCCAAGGGTGGAAAGAAGAAGTAA
- the LOC116207251 gene encoding uncharacterized protein LOC116207251 — MASATTRPAFFFHSISTKPSPTPKQKPAHCSLARPQRVSYFRLLPGASRLRLLPRSIDVSKEDTPMSNREAEDPSPPPPPPTLEAEPESPEEKFDKRRLEEKFAVLNTGIYECRSCGYKYDESVGDPAYPIPPGLPFDKIPVDWRCPTCGAAKSFFESKSVEIAGFAQNQQFGLGGNALTSGQKALLIYGSLFFFFLLFLSGYFLQ; from the coding sequence ATGGCCTCTGCAACGACAAGGCCCGCCTTCTTCTTCCACAGCATCTCCACCAAACCTTCCCCCACCCCGAAGCAGAAGCCGGCGCACTGCTCACTTGCCAGACCCCAGAGAGTCTCTTACTTCCGGTTGCTCCCCGGCGCCTCGAGACTGCGCCTTTTACCGCGCTCCATTGATGTCTCGAAGGAAGACACCCCGATGTCCAACCGGGAAGCCGAGGACCCTTccccccctcctcctcctcctaccCTCGAGGCCGAGCCCGAGTCTCCTGAGGAGAAGTTCGACAAGAGGAGGCTGGAGGAGAAGTTCGCAGTCCTGAACACGGGGATCTACGAGTGTCGGTCCTGCGGGTACAAGTATGACGAGTCGGTCGGGGACCCGGCGTATCCGATCCCTCCGGGGCTGCCATTCGACAAGATACCTGTAGATTGGAGGTGCCCCACCTGTGGGGCCGCCAAAAGCTTCTTCGAGAGCAAGAGCGTGGAGATTGCCGGGTTCGCGCAGAACCAGCAGTTCGGGCTGGGAGGGAACGCCCTGACGTCGGGGCAGAAGGCCCTATTGATATACGGGagcttgttcttcttcttccttctctttttgTCGGGCTACTTCTTGCAATAG